The Nitrospira tepida genome includes a window with the following:
- a CDS encoding 2Fe-2S iron-sulfur cluster-binding protein: MTTETFDTQNVIDQEEVLRPRMVTVEIAGKRYEVPEGITVIKALWYTGQDVVRGVGCLGGFCGACATYYRVKDDPKVKTCLACQTAVQDGMSFTMMPPFPARKAVYQIQELKDPKQDLFDLYPEAPLCRNCNACTEACPQKINVREGVWKAAFGDFKGVADMFMDCVMCGLCAPVCIADIAPNLVALYASRAQGAHFTEKPQGLAHRIQEIKEGQYDDEWNRVLAMSQKELTELCATLK, encoded by the coding sequence ATGACCACCGAAACTTTCGATACCCAGAACGTAATCGACCAGGAAGAGGTGCTTCGCCCGCGCATGGTCACGGTGGAGATCGCGGGGAAACGGTACGAAGTGCCAGAGGGCATTACGGTCATCAAGGCGCTCTGGTACACCGGACAGGATGTGGTCCGCGGCGTCGGCTGTCTCGGCGGATTCTGCGGCGCCTGCGCGACCTATTATCGGGTGAAGGACGATCCCAAGGTGAAAACCTGCCTAGCTTGTCAGACGGCGGTGCAGGACGGCATGTCCTTCACGATGATGCCGCCCTTTCCGGCCAGGAAGGCCGTCTACCAGATCCAGGAGCTGAAAGACCCCAAACAGGACCTATTCGATCTCTATCCGGAAGCCCCGCTCTGCCGGAATTGCAACGCTTGCACGGAAGCCTGCCCTCAGAAAATCAACGTGCGGGAAGGGGTCTGGAAGGCCGCATTCGGCGATTTCAAAGGGGTCGCCGACATGTTCATGGATTGCGTCATGTGCGGGCTGTGCGCGCCGGTCTGTATCGCGGACATCGCGCCGAACCTCGTGGCCCTCTACGCCAGCCGGGCGCAAGGCGCCCATTTCACCGAGAAACCGCAAGGCCTGGCGCACCGCATCCAGGAGATCAAGGAAGGCCAGTACGACGACGAGTGGAACCGCGTCCTCGCGATGAGCCAGAAGGAACTGACGGAGCTCTGCGCGACGCTGAAGTGA